One Dama dama isolate Ldn47 chromosome 18, ASM3311817v1, whole genome shotgun sequence DNA window includes the following coding sequences:
- the LOC133072708 gene encoding ragulator complex protein LAMTOR5-like: MTTPRRGQHLEDIMKKTSTAGVLCTDSQGLNTGCHRIRADEHAGVVSVLAQQAKVTPDPNDNPLVYLESDNGNIMIQKHDGITVTVHKMAS, encoded by the exons ATGACAACTCCTAGGAGAG GGCAGCACTTGGAGgacataatgaaaaagacatccaCTGCTGGAGTCCTGTGCACAGATTCCCAAGGACTCAATACAGGTTGCCACAGAATCCGAGCAGATGAGCATGCAGGGGTGGTATCAGTTCTAGCCCAGCAAGCTAAGGTAACCCCAGACCCGAATGATAATCCTTTGGTGTATCTAGAATCAGATAATGGGAACATTATGATCCAGAAACATGATGGCATCACAGTAACAGTGCACAAAATGGCCTCTTGA